One Methanobacterium sp. DNA window includes the following coding sequences:
- the mer gene encoding 5,10-methylenetetrahydromethanopterin reductase: AITASAITTLDELSNGRATLGIGPGDKATFDALGIEWTKPVSTIKDAITMMSTLMSGGKTESGANLMGTKAVQEKIPIYMGAQGPMMLKTAGGFSDGALINASNPKDFEAAVPLIKEGAAAEGKSISDVDVAAYTCCSIDDDAGKALGAAKIVVAFIAAGSPPPVFERHGLAPDTGAKFGAFLGKGDFGGAIGAVTDELMDAFSVVGTPADFVPKIEALGEMGVTQYVAGSPIGPDKEKSIKLLGEVIDNF; encoded by the coding sequence AGCTATAACTGCTTCCGCAATCACAACCTTAGATGAACTATCCAACGGAAGAGCAACCCTAGGTATTGGCCCTGGAGACAAGGCAACCTTCGATGCTTTAGGAATTGAATGGACCAAACCTGTGTCCACCATCAAAGACGCAATCACTATGATGAGTACCTTAATGTCCGGCGGAAAAACTGAAAGCGGCGCAAACCTAATGGGTACCAAAGCAGTCCAGGAAAAAATCCCAATCTACATGGGAGCACAAGGACCAATGATGCTCAAAACCGCCGGAGGATTCTCAGACGGAGCATTAATTAACGCATCAAACCCCAAAGACTTTGAAGCAGCTGTACCTCTCATAAAAGAAGGAGCAGCAGCAGAAGGTAAATCCATCTCTGACGTGGACGTTGCAGCATACACTTGCTGTTCCATAGATGATGACGCTGGTAAAGCATTAGGCGCAGCAAAAATCGTTGTAGCCTTCATCGCAGCCGGATCACCACCACCAGTCTTCGAAAGACACGGACTAGCACCTGACACAGGAGCTAAATTCGGTGCATTTTTAGGTAAAGGTGACTTCGGTGGAGCAATCGGAGCTGTTACCGACGAACTCATGGACGCATTCTCTGTCGTAGGAACACCCGCAGACTTCGTACCCAAAATCGAAGCTCTCGGAGAAATGGGCGTAACCCAATACGTAGCAGGTTCCCCAATCGGACCAGACAAAGAAAAATCCATCAAACTGTTAGGAGAAGTCATAGACAACTTCTAA
- a CDS encoding ribbon-helix-helix protein, CopG family — MSKKIPIGLKLDEKQLEHLREYAKRKGGSPISHHIRIAIAEYLEKYDQ, encoded by the coding sequence ATGTCTAAAAAAATTCCCATCGGTTTAAAATTAGATGAAAAACAACTAGAACACCTTAGGGAGTATGCTAAGCGTAAAGGCGGAAGCCCTATTAGTCACCATATAAGAATAGCTATTGCTGAATATCTTGAGAAATACGACCAATAA
- a CDS encoding NAD-dependent malic enzyme, with protein sequence MFRSKEFRVENGEKYIETDLNGIELLESAQLNKGTAFNTEEREKFSLKGLLPPSVETIEDQLLRVYRQYSLNCDPLQKNIFLNNLYNTNETLFFRLISDHVKEMMPIIYTPTAGLAIQEYSNEFRRPRGIYIAYPDLDNVSEILDNRINPEIDLIVLTDSEQILGIGDQGANGIGISVAKLVIYTIGAGINPRRMLPIMIDVGTNNTKLLNDPLYIGWRHQRISRKEYDHFVSKVIEVIKQKFPGVFLQWEDFGKEKARCNLDHYQNKICTFNDDIQGTGAVTMAAILNASKLTRTKISDHRVVIFGAGTAGCGIADEIRDWMIKDGLTPQEARSRFWLMDSEGLITEDRTNLDYSKNTYARPSDEIDHWDIVSMHVSLLDVVRNAKPTILIGTSAVKGAFSREVVKTMASGVERPIIFPLSNPISMAEASPKDILNWTGGMALVAAGSPYDNVIINGEKISVAQCNNAFIFPGLGLGIICSEAEKVTSGMIDISIEVLSRSVKIGDDPHARLLPEVSQMQQVSKNIAIAVSKQAVKEKIARIGQEEDIEKLVNSNIWKPVYRPYKRVDHLQVNV encoded by the coding sequence GTGTTTAGATCTAAAGAATTTAGAGTTGAAAATGGGGAGAAATACATTGAAACAGACCTTAATGGGATCGAACTTCTGGAATCAGCCCAGCTTAATAAAGGAACTGCATTTAACACTGAAGAAAGGGAAAAATTTTCTTTGAAGGGACTTCTACCTCCATCAGTAGAAACCATCGAGGATCAATTGCTAAGAGTTTACAGACAGTACTCCTTAAACTGTGATCCTTTGCAAAAGAACATATTTCTTAATAACCTGTACAACACCAACGAAACACTCTTTTTCAGGCTCATTTCAGACCATGTCAAAGAAATGATGCCTATAATTTACACTCCCACTGCGGGGCTAGCGATCCAGGAGTATAGTAACGAGTTTCGACGACCACGCGGGATTTACATTGCTTATCCAGACCTAGATAATGTTAGTGAGATTTTAGACAACCGGATTAACCCGGAAATTGATCTTATAGTTCTGACAGATTCAGAGCAGATACTGGGAATAGGTGACCAGGGAGCCAATGGAATCGGAATTTCAGTGGCTAAATTAGTGATTTATACCATTGGTGCTGGTATTAATCCCCGTAGAATGCTCCCCATCATGATTGATGTGGGCACCAACAACACTAAACTTCTCAACGACCCCCTGTACATTGGCTGGCGCCATCAAAGGATCAGCAGGAAAGAATACGACCACTTTGTAAGTAAAGTGATTGAGGTAATTAAGCAAAAGTTTCCAGGTGTGTTCCTGCAGTGGGAGGACTTTGGAAAGGAAAAGGCCAGATGTAACCTAGATCATTACCAAAATAAAATTTGCACATTCAATGATGATATACAGGGCACTGGGGCCGTTACAATGGCTGCAATTCTTAATGCATCAAAATTGACCCGGACTAAAATATCTGATCATCGAGTGGTGATTTTTGGTGCCGGAACAGCAGGCTGTGGAATTGCTGATGAGATCAGAGACTGGATGATAAAAGACGGACTCACTCCACAGGAAGCGCGTTCCCGTTTCTGGCTTATGGATAGTGAAGGGCTGATAACAGAAGATAGAACGAACTTAGATTATTCCAAAAACACTTACGCTCGACCTTCTGATGAAATAGATCACTGGGACATAGTCAGTATGCATGTAAGCCTTTTAGATGTAGTACGCAACGCAAAGCCCACTATTCTAATTGGAACATCCGCTGTAAAAGGTGCCTTTTCCAGAGAAGTAGTAAAAACTATGGCTTCGGGTGTGGAGAGGCCAATAATTTTCCCCCTATCCAATCCCATTAGCATGGCTGAGGCCAGTCCTAAAGATATACTTAACTGGACAGGTGGAATGGCACTGGTTGCCGCCGGAAGTCCCTACGATAATGTTATTATCAATGGGGAAAAAATATCAGTCGCTCAATGTAACAATGCTTTCATCTTCCCGGGATTAGGGTTGGGTATAATTTGTTCGGAAGCTGAGAAAGTGACCTCAGGAATGATTGACATTAGTATTGAAGTATTAAGTCGTTCTGTTAAGATTGGGGATGATCCCCATGCACGTTTACTTCCGGAAGTTTCTCAGATGCAGCAAGTGAGCAAAAATATAGCAATCGCTGTATCCAAACAGGCAGTGAAAGAGAAAATTGCAAGAATCGGGCAGGAAGAAGATATTGAGAAACTGGTTAACTCCAACATCTGGAAGCCTGTTTATAGACCCTACAAAAGAGTTGATCATCTACAAGTTAATGTATAA
- a CDS encoding TRAM domain-containing protein, translated as MFGSSNSNDRGNSSPITEGGEYDVKIEDTGRDGDGIARIEGFVVFVSGAKVGEEVKIRVNSTRRNFAFAEVVE; from the coding sequence TTGTTTGGAAGTAGTAACAGTAATGATAGAGGAAATTCGTCTCCTATTACAGAAGGCGGAGAATACGATGTGAAGATTGAAGATACAGGTAGGGACGGAGACGGAATTGCCCGTATTGAAGGATTTGTAGTTTTTGTTTCAGGCGCCAAAGTCGGCGAAGAAGTTAAAATTCGAGTTAATTCTACCAGAAGAAATTTCGCTTTTGCTGAAGTAGTAGAATAA
- a CDS encoding DUF2769 domain-containing protein produces the protein MSKIDFSMENINHCLCSKCAVQIESQCVKDKQKIMLLITQQDLDSPMRMDAERVPGVYCTTGKAICKDIDTKKVCKCNECYIWKEYGLKDSSPGRYFCKDGEAI, from the coding sequence ATGAGTAAAATCGACTTTTCAATGGAAAACATTAACCATTGTCTTTGTAGTAAGTGTGCTGTACAAATAGAAAGTCAATGTGTTAAAGATAAACAAAAGATCATGTTGTTGATAACCCAACAAGATCTGGACAGTCCCATGCGGATGGATGCTGAACGTGTTCCAGGAGTTTATTGTACTACTGGAAAAGCTATTTGTAAAGATATTGACACTAAAAAGGTCTGTAAATGTAATGAATGTTATATTTGGAAAGAATATGGATTAAAAGACTCTTCTCCCGGACGGTATTTTTGCAAAGATGGTGAAGCAATATAA
- a CDS encoding DUF1697 domain-containing protein, which translates to MTTYVALLRGITPSNPNMRNEMLRGVFEDIGFENVQSVISSGNILFETGSRNLEELESTIEKALLKQLDFKSTTIVYSKDELQSFINEKPFKNLKDTPQSKLNVTFLKNKPNTDVEFPYQSENKGFTVVGIYNRAICSVVDLSKGKTPDLMRWMEKEFGKNLTTRTWKTVDRIMKRLD; encoded by the coding sequence ATGACCACTTATGTGGCTTTACTCCGTGGGATTACCCCTTCAAATCCCAATATGCGTAATGAAATGTTGCGAGGTGTCTTTGAAGATATTGGGTTTGAAAATGTGCAATCGGTAATTTCCAGCGGTAACATCCTGTTTGAAACTGGATCCCGAAACTTGGAGGAACTGGAATCCACTATCGAAAAAGCACTTCTAAAACAACTGGATTTTAAAAGTACTACCATTGTTTACAGCAAAGACGAACTGCAGTCTTTTATTAATGAAAAGCCTTTTAAAAATCTGAAAGACACACCCCAAAGTAAATTGAATGTTACTTTCCTAAAAAACAAACCGAATACTGATGTTGAATTTCCTTATCAATCAGAAAATAAAGGATTTACCGTAGTAGGGATCTATAACCGTGCTATCTGCAGCGTAGTTGATTTATCAAAGGGAAAAACACCTGATCTAATGCGCTGGATGGAAAAAGAATTTGGAAAGAATTTAACCACCAGAACATGGAAAACAGTGGATAGAATCATGAAACGTCTAGATTGA
- a CDS encoding ATP-binding protein has translation MNFIRILKEGEGTTVEFNESMGENGFKTVSAFSNTQGGTLFCGVSNTRDIVGFNSSEEPVHTITNKIINKMGINPSISCFDWDGKKILRIDVEKSPNPISYNGKYYKKVGSTTTVILGDELRDFFLKGSNWDGLVNDYSLEEIDEESLRKFTQRAVKKGRLVADDTDDISEILLKLNLLVDGKLTNAAIILFGRDPQKYFTNALVRVLRFKDEVSVSDRRVTGNLFQQVEEAGEAIKNSINVKFEIKGKLTRDEVWDYPLKAIREALINSIVHRDYFKYGIQTQIKIFDDKIWFFNPGELFGGMTIQKLKQLHPSSTRNPLIAEMFFKAGLVEVHGSGIHQIMKSLKNAGLPEPEFKEEFAGFSVYMMKNVYDKEYLKVLGLNRSQIQAVSFMQEHGSLTMSDFMRISSGINERTLRRYLADLVDKKLIIAIGEKKGRRYKLSGY, from the coding sequence ATGAATTTTATCAGAATATTAAAAGAAGGAGAAGGAACCACAGTAGAATTTAATGAATCTATGGGTGAAAATGGATTCAAAACTGTATCAGCATTTTCCAACACTCAGGGTGGTACCTTGTTCTGTGGGGTCTCCAATACTCGCGATATCGTCGGTTTCAATAGTAGTGAGGAACCAGTCCACACCATCACCAATAAAATAATTAATAAAATGGGGATTAACCCGTCTATTTCCTGCTTTGACTGGGATGGGAAGAAGATTTTAAGGATAGATGTTGAAAAAAGCCCCAATCCAATTTCATACAATGGAAAATATTATAAAAAAGTAGGAAGCACAACTACCGTAATATTAGGGGATGAACTACGGGATTTCTTTTTAAAGGGAAGTAACTGGGATGGCCTGGTCAATGATTACAGTCTGGAGGAAATAGATGAGGAATCTCTTAGGAAATTCACTCAAAGAGCTGTAAAAAAAGGCAGACTGGTTGCAGATGATACGGATGACATATCGGAAATACTCCTTAAACTGAACCTTTTAGTTGATGGCAAGCTCACCAATGCTGCTATTATTTTATTTGGTCGGGATCCTCAGAAGTATTTCACCAATGCCTTAGTTAGGGTGTTAAGATTCAAAGACGAAGTCAGTGTTTCTGATAGGCGAGTTACCGGTAACCTGTTCCAACAAGTTGAAGAAGCTGGTGAAGCTATAAAAAATTCTATAAATGTGAAATTTGAAATAAAAGGTAAATTAACCCGGGATGAAGTATGGGATTATCCTCTTAAAGCCATACGTGAAGCTCTTATAAACTCCATTGTCCACAGGGATTATTTCAAATACGGAATTCAGACTCAGATTAAGATATTTGACGATAAGATATGGTTCTTTAACCCTGGCGAACTCTTCGGGGGAATGACCATTCAAAAACTCAAACAATTACATCCTTCATCAACCCGAAATCCACTAATTGCAGAAATGTTTTTCAAGGCTGGTTTGGTTGAAGTCCATGGATCAGGCATACACCAGATAATGAAATCTTTAAAAAATGCAGGACTCCCTGAACCTGAATTCAAAGAAGAGTTCGCTGGATTTTCAGTTTACATGATGAAAAACGTATATGATAAGGAATATCTGAAAGTTTTAGGTCTTAATCGTAGCCAAATCCAGGCAGTATCATTTATGCAGGAACATGGTTCTTTAACCATGTCTGATTTCATGCGTATTTCTTCAGGGATAAATGAACGCACACTTCGGCGATATTTGGCAGATTTAGTTGATAAAAAACTTATCATAGCAATCGGAGAGAAAAAAGGAAGAAGATATAAACTTTCAGGGTATTAA